Part of the Perognathus longimembris pacificus isolate PPM17 chromosome 1, ASM2315922v1, whole genome shotgun sequence genome, TCATCTTCTCTCCTAATGCCAGATCTGGGATTGGGCCCCAGGAGACACTGCATGTGAAAATCACTCAGTTCTTCCTGGCTCCTGTTCCTGAAGACAGCTCATTCCAGCCTAGTCTTAAGTCTTTCTGGATGTTAGGCAAGGAATAACACTGAGGTTTCCACCAGCCCTTTGTGGGAGAAGCAAGACATCAGATCACACTGGGAGAGAGTCTGCATGGTGGTGGTGACAGGTTCTGAGAAGGTCACATTCAAGGTAAGAGTTGATAATTACAATTTCCAAgtgagagaaaataaagatggcaaatctctctttctctttctgtctctgtctctgtctctgtctctctgtctctctgtctctctctttctctctctctcagcctctgtctctccttgtccccttgtctctttctctttctcatacaTATACCTTCTCCCTTGCTCTTtgctccttttctcactttggctTTTGGCTTCTGCCTTCCTGTcaaacaaatgcattttttttctggtcatcaTGAGAATGTAATATTCATGAGCTCCCTGAGAATCCTGCCTGAAGGCAGTACAGAGCAGCCACATTCAGGAAATTCCTGGCAGTGCCAAAACATCACAATTATGTAGACAATGCTGGCATCCCACCCCTCTACCATGTGTGGACACTCCACCCGGCCTCCTCAATCCCGAGCAGCTTTCAGAATCTTTCTACCCCACTTCCCAAGCACAAAAACAACCTCCAACCTCCACAACTATGAGTTGTTTAGCAAGCTCCACTTTTTTCCTCATTTGAGCCTTACAGTCATTTGAGTTACATTCACTTTGGTTCGCTACAGTTGGGGCTCTGACAAGTGTAATGAGGTACAGATGATACTCAACCCTGAGTCTGTTCACATCAAGGACTATGCTGCATCATGCCATTGCTAGCTCAGAGCCATCACCCAAAGATCATAATAATGACATTGGTGACAATAGCTACAACTCTCTAATATTCAGCCTTATAGTTATCAAAGCTCCACTTCACACAGACAGTAAATATGGAAAGTGATAGTCTAGTTTTCCCAGGAACTAAGGGACTCTCAAAAATCCTGGGCAGACACAGAGGACCAGCTGGTGACTTGACAAAAGTCTTGTCATTTCCTTAATTCCACCAAGGGAAACAAGAATACAAAGGAGAGCTAATATATGATGGGCGGGTCACTGCTCCTATTCTGACAACCATTATATTTAATCCACACAGCAATGCTATGACTTAGGTATTGTTCTTAACCTCTGCAGAAAGGGAAGCCACAAAGACTAAACAACTTGCTCTACATGGCAGCCCATAGCTGATGCCTAAAGATATGTTAGAACTTCATGTCAACACaacaaaatgtgttttgtttccaTACCCAGAAGCCTGGCATTAGTGCAGGCTGGCAGAGAACTTAGTTCATCAGCCAACTGCACAAGTTGGAATCTCTACTTTCaaggagttttctttttcttggtctttCTCCCCTACACCCATCATATGTCTCCCTCGTGATTAAATTCCATGTATCAGAAGATTCATAggtcttgggggggtggggatacCTTCAGTTAATTCTAATACGGTAATGCCTTCAACAGAATGTAGTGGAATGATGGACACATTTCACAAATGAATGAAATGAGGGCCACGAGAAGTGAATAATTtacccaaaatataaaatagaatggacCTTTAGATCTGGAAGGCATGCACATCATCTAACATGTTTCAGTACGTAATAAATCCCAGGTTCCATTTTATGTGCTCCTACTAACATTAAACATGACTATTATCATGATAAAGTTAAACTCTTCTTTATTCTAGAGCTTATTTACAGAGCAAACAACTGACCCTCACAGGGGCCAGAGCACTGCCTGCCTAGGAGGACAGCAAGCACTGCCATTCAGCCTGTGAGACACCGAACCCAACACTCCTGATGACCCAGGAGTTGGGCAGCACTTGACATGAGGATGCTTGTGGTGGGagcttttatttgtaaaatgcttTTGGTCTTATAAAGCTATTTTGTCCATATTAGATCCTTTGATTCaccttcaaaacaacaacaattttaaaaGGCAGGTACTCCTATTATGCTAAGAAGATCTTAGTGCCAGGAAAATTGTTATGTCTGTtctcctccaacacacacacacacacacacacacacacacacacacacacacacatctcagcaTAGTTTTCTTGTAAATGTATATCTTCtaattgaaaagaagaaagaggacatTAAGACTTAGGTCTTCTGAGCTAATCTCCACTATAACTTTAGCTAGGGGAGCCACAAGACAACTACCAAGGTCTCTGAAATACAAAATTCACCTCCCACAAGATCTTCCATTATCCTTGTCCAGAGAATGCATCCTTCTATACATGCTTACATGCCTGCACCAAGACACACCAGTATATCTCTACGACATTTAAGATCATACTAAATAGATAAGAATCCTGGCAtaatacatattttgaaatatttttatatataatttcagTCATATCTTCCCCTAACTCTTCTGCTTTAAATAGAAATGAGAAACCAAAGTACCCTCTCTGATTTCCTGCTCCTAGGCTTCTCTGAGAACCTAGAGAAGCGGCCTCTCCTGTTTGGGCTCTTCCTGGGAATGTACCTGGTCACCCTCTTGGGGAACCTGCTCATCATCCTGGCCATTGGCTCTGACCAGCACCTTCACACCCCTATGTACTTCTTCCTGGCCAATCTGTCCTTTATTGACACCTGTTTCACCTGCACCATTGTCCCCAAAGTGCTGGTGAACATCCACACACAACACCACACCATCTCCCACACTGGGTGCCTCGTGCAGATGTACTTCTTCATGGCCTTGACCCTGCTGGATGATTTCCTGCTGGCTGTGATGGCATATGATCGTTACGTAGCCATCTGCCTTCCTCTGCACTACACCATGATCATACGTCCCCAGTGCTGCCTGCTGCTGGTGTCCACATCCTGGCTCTTCTCCAACCTCCTGGCCCTCTCACTTAGTCTCATGATCTCTCAGTTTTCCTTCTGTGGCTCCCATTCCATCCCACATTTTTTCTGTGACGTCCCTCCAATCCTCAAACTTGCCTGTTCAGATACCCATAGCTTTCAGGTCACAATGTTAACTGAAGCTGTTCTCTCAGGCATGATCCCTCTCACCTGTGTGCTGGTCTCTTATGCTCACATCATGCACACCATCTTCAGAATTCCCTCTGCTGGGGGGAAACACAAAGTCATATCCACTTGCGGTTCTCATCTGACCGTTGTTATTCTTTTCTATGGGACACTCTTTCTGGTCTATTTCCGGCCAtcatctacctactcagcagaCTCTGGGATGGTTCTATCTGTGATCTATACCATGGTAATTCCTATGCTAAATCCTTTCATCTATAGCCTGAGGAACAAGGACATGAAAGGGGCTTTATGGAGGCTCTCTGGCTTTGGAAAATGCTACTTTCAGTAAAGGGCACCTCCTCAAGGCTTGAAGAACAGATACTTTGAAATACTCTAAACTAGACTCCTCTTCTAGAGTTGTTAGAGATCTCAGATACAATACAGAATGGATGCTCAGCTGACCAGCAGGTTCAACAGGCAGAGAATGTTGACATAGAAGGCCTACAATTGGATCTAACTAACTACTTAAGAACAGGGTTTAATCCAGTAGACAGGGCTCAGTCAGTAATGCCTTAAGGGTGACTTGGCAAGTATCTTCAGTTTTCCAACCACATTCAAACCAAGAGAGGAGAACCACCAAAAGAGTGGCATCTAGAACACATGGTGTCTAAAAGGATGCTCAGTTGTCACCTGGCTCTATAACAAAGAGGTTTCCCCAAAACCACAAGAAACACTGACAAAATCCTGTGAAAAGTCAAGTGAGGCCAGCTTTAGGAACCATTTCCAGGCCCAGCTGACTTGGAGAGACTTTTACTTGGAAAAAGCTGAACCAAGAAGACATACTATTTTCTGGAGATGAGAGGAGAATAATTCTAGAAGAAACTAGACACAGACTGCTGCTCAGTGGATACATCCCAATCACCTACCTGGGGGTTGATTTCAATACTCTAACAAGTAAGTGGCTATTAGTTACCAGGACCGATCATTGGTTCTTTAGTAGTAAATTGTTTTGTTGCCTGTGCTACAGTACCATATCCACTACAGTTAACTTATTTAAAAACATACAATTATGAAGAAAATAGTCACATTCCACCACTTAAAACccaccacaaaataaaataatttatctccCATCTATCTTTCATTACTTTTGTCTTTTACTTTGTgggaaaaacattgaaagaatgatGAGATACACCTGTTTATTTCATCTTAGACCATGTGTGACCTCTTTATTATCATTAAATTTTCCTTAGAACTCACTAAGATTACTCAAGAAAATACATTTGTGATTAATGTCACACTTCACCACTGTCATATTGCTTATAGAGTTTATTAGCTTTCAGTATTATAAtaatttggcaaaaaaaaatctgacaaaaaTTTGTGTTCAGTCTATTTCCATTAATATGTTCAGAAGTAGgagagacttttatttattttgccaaaatTCACATATGAGTATGCCTTTTATCAGCATCCTCTAATATTTTGATGCTCACATTTTCTCCTTAGTCATAATAACAGAATAGCCAAATGTCATCTTTATGCTTTAGTTTCCTCTTCTTTGATTAGTAAGGGAAACCTTTTCCTATATCTGTTCACTTGTGTATGCATTCTCTTAGTATGTTCTTGCCATTGGTCCATTAtcaaatttggatttttttacTGAATTATACAGGCATTTTATATTAAAGATGTCATTATGTCTTTGTCTTGATGTCTTTGTTAATTCATATGTATGACATTGTTTTGTATATTATCAAATCAAGATGTCTTCCTCTTTATATTTTACCTGCAGTTATGACTACAAAATCCTTCTCTACATGAAAGCCATGTAAATAGGCAACATAAatttttcatttgtgaaatatcttatttttaatagaaCTAGATATTACTTTGAAATCATCcatttaaaattgtttctctCTCATCACATCCCTTTCAACTTCAGTAAGAAATTTCCATACCATTTGTGCGATATTTGTACATATAGTAACAATTATAAGTGCTGCTCTGAGATGGGTATGGAAAGATTCTAGTATGTTGATCATATTCTGTTTTATGATCTGTGTGTTGATAATGTGGGGAGGGTGACTGTTAAAAAATTATCCATTTTCTGCTTGTTACAACAAAACttcttaaagaaaatgtttactcaaaatacaagagaaataaaaaaagttgaagaataatgccagggctggaaatatggcctactggtaaagtgctcacctcatatacataaagtcttgggttctattcctcagcaccgcatatatggaaaaaatccggaagtggtgctgtgactcaacaggtagagtcctaggcttgagcaaaaagaagccagggacagtgctcaggccctgagtccatgccccaggactggcaacaacaaaaacaaaacaaataataaaaaagaataatgtcaataaaatattagtataGTTCTGTTGCTATCAAACCAATTGAATACAAGGCATTATTTAAATATGAAGATTCATGTAATCCAAAGGACAATTTTCATTTATTACAGTAATATAACAATTCCACATTTTCCAATAATGAAAAAGTCACAAAAGTACACAAATAAGaattaataaaacaataatttaaaaaaacagacaaggggctgggaatatggcctagtggcaagagcccttgtctcgtatacatgaagccctgggttcaattccccagcaccacatatatagaaaatggccagaagtggcgctgtggctcaagtggcagagtgctagccttgagcaaaaagaagccagggacagtgctcaggccctgagtcgaaggtccaggactggcaaaaaaaaaaaaaaaaaaaaaaaaaacagacaaatctATTTTGATTTCTATATACTTTTAGTAATTGATatatctttttaaacttttttatttctctttaagttatacagaggagtttccatttaacagagCAGTCGTGAATATAATGTAtcatgatcagtgtcactcctttcaacattctcacccctccaTCCCCTACCTATCCTTAGCTACATTAAATTCTTGACTttgttctctccctcttcttctcttcattcatctgccccttTTCCTGTGACCCCTACCCCGTTTCTTTCAaatacctgtttcctggtgtttattttgttgaagttCAACTTTGCTTCTAAGGGATGACAGTTtcagttctcccttgaatctgccatgtttcagttaatacatttgtatacacttacataccacccaacatttttacttacaagtttataagctaaagttagcttctacatataagggaaatcatgtatcttttatctctctggccctgacttacttcatttaacatgatttatacaggtctttctatttctttacaaatggtacaatatcattctttctaatggatgaataaaatgccATTgcacatatataccacattttttatcCTTTTGACCATTGAGGGACATCTAGACTGATTTCCTACTTTCTAAATTCAATAATGATGTGGGAAAGTTGccgtaacaataaaaaaaaatcatacaaaggaaGGAGCGACATTGTCCAAGAAGTATTCTAGTCATTGTTCTCATAACCGGACTTATgaaataacccctctgtacaattatgtaataataacaaaaaatacagcaaaaaaaaaacctcatagtTAAGAATTGAGAACACAGCTGGAAATTATCTAGAAGTAAAAGAAGACGTCATGATGActataagaaaatatttgcatctGAATAAATACCAATACAAATCATTCCTTATAAGATATTAATCTTAAATGCTATAAAATAATGAACTAATCATCTACTGAAGATAATTtttacagcaaagaaaaacataccACAGAgatcaaaataaaggaaagaaagcagatgAGAGCTAAAcatagcaaaacaaaataaaacctgacCAAAATCCCAATGAATCAAAGATTATTTCTTCAAAAGTTAGTTTATAGTCAGTTGGTAAAAATGATTTTGTGGAGAAAATagtcaataaaagaaataaaaagggtaaCATCATTTCCAGTATTTTTAAACAGGGATATTATGAATAATTCTATACAACTAAATCTTAAGACATAGATTAGACAAATTTCTAGAAAAGTATAATTCATGAAGACTAAGTAAAGAAATCATAGACAATCTGAATAGTTGTATAGCTATTGATAAAACTGGATCAGTAGCCCAAAAAAATCTCACtacaaaaaccccccaaaaactcCAGGTGGAAATGTCTACAGTACAAGGTTATACaaagaaatatggaaagaaatCATTTCTACCTCATGGATGATTTGTTATTATTCTGTGTTAACTATAAAAATGAGTAGACATAGCAgccaggtctgggaatatggtctagtggtagagtgcttgcctggcatacatgaagccctgggtttgattcctcagcaccacatatatagacaaagccagaagtggcacggtggctcaagaggtagagtgctagccttgagcataaagaagcaaggaacagtgctcaggccctgaggtcaaggcttaggactgtcaaaaaaatgaGTAGACATAGCAACCAAAACAGACTGTTAGTGCCACAAAAGCAGACATGtaaaccaatggaatagaatacagggCGGTGACGCTGGTTCTCCAGTTCAAGCAGGCCACAGAAAAATTCAAGGTGTGGTAGGAATGGTATTCTTGCTTATGCCAAGCTCTCTGTCTATAGGCAGAAGCAGCAACCACACACTGTTCAAAGGCTCACATTCCATCCAGCCGCAGCCTGTTCAGCAATGGTGCCTCTTTATACTTTCCCTAGACAAAAGTGACAACTGACCAAATATAGCCTCAAAGTTTCCTAAGGTAGCACATGCAGACATGATCTCAAGATTACATAAAAGTAATAAACCAACTGAATCACAGTCCTGGGGAAGTACAGGCCCAAAGCACACCAGAAGTTACAGAGAGAGCTGGACTTAATTCCATTTACACTTCTTGGACTCTGAATAAACTAATGAAACCAAACTCAAAAAGATACACTGGACAAAAGACATATTTTTTAGCAGGTTGTGCTTGAAAAACTGGATGtccacatgtagaagactgaaattTGATCCCTATCTCCCAaactgtaccagaatcaattcaaaatggattgaAGACCATAAGACCAGAAGTATTGAAATAATCAGAGGAAATTTTAAAGCAAACATGCCAAGACATAGGCAAAGGCAATGATACCAATGgtcatgaaataataaaaattgacaaaagagattgtatcaaattaaaaaattttacacCGCAAAGGAGTCAACGGAGTAAAGAGGTAGCATGTACAATTGAAGAGTATTTTTGCCAACTATTCGTCCAATAGGGGATAAATATCTAGAAAATACGAAGAACTCAAGAATTAAcaccaggagctgggaatatggcctagtggtaaagcattcacttcatatacatgaagccctgggttcaatttctcagcaccacgtatatagaaaaagctggaagtggagctgtgactcaagtggaagattgctagcctttagcaaaaagaagccagggacagtgctcaggccctgagttcaagccccaggactggcaaaaaaaaaaaaaggtg contains:
- the LOC125356346 gene encoding olfactory receptor 1N2-like, producing MRNQSTLSDFLLLGFSENLEKRPLLFGLFLGMYLVTLLGNLLIILAIGSDQHLHTPMYFFLANLSFIDTCFTCTIVPKVLVNIHTQHHTISHTGCLVQMYFFMALTLLDDFLLAVMAYDRYVAICLPLHYTMIIRPQCCLLLVSTSWLFSNLLALSLSLMISQFSFCGSHSIPHFFCDVPPILKLACSDTHSFQVTMLTEAVLSGMIPLTCVLVSYAHIMHTIFRIPSAGGKHKVISTCGSHLTVVILFYGTLFLVYFRPSSTYSADSGMVLSVIYTMVIPMLNPFIYSLRNKDMKGALWRLSGFGKCYFQ